Below is a genomic region from Doryrhamphus excisus isolate RoL2022-K1 chromosome 16, RoL_Dexc_1.0, whole genome shotgun sequence.
TGAAGGTTTCTGttttgggatgtttttttttcctgttagtACAGCAGAATATTAgggctacattaaaaaaaatcggaGAGTTCAAGAGTAAAGTCCCAAgtttacgaggaaaaaaagtcaataaaagttTAAGAAtagaaagaataaagttgaaaatttgACTACTAAGTATGTATTGTAACTCAGATTGCTCCCACATTGTGTGCTTATAGGTGTTGCTGTGGCAACTAACAGACCCACGCTTTTACCCTGGAACAGGGTAGTAGTacttgaccccaagtacttcaaattctccaccttctgtatctcttctccctgtaacctcactcttgcactcgggtccctctcattcacacacacatatactccatcttgctgcggctaatcttcattcctctcctttccagagCAAACCTCCATTCTTCTAGCATCACCTCCACCCGTTCgctaaaaattgtaaatagttgatGGGGTTATATTTGTTAAATGGTTATTTTCATATAACAACATTTCTTTGTGTTGTTCATGTTGTGCCATGGTTGTTTAGACAttgtggctaaatatatatggctacatttgtgtcaaagttctacctgaaatgtatcttttttttttttgagaagtgATATCTCGCTGAAACTGTTCTACAATGTTGATGACTGAAGAAtggaaaaaagtagaaacaaatttttttctgatgaaagatgagagtctaccctttcttttggtatctaccatgtctatatagcccaagaacacaatattctgtagGGCTTGATAAATCCGTCCAAATCATGAAAAATGACCTGTACCGAGAGGGACAGCTTTTTTCAAAAACTTCAAAAACTTCTTGTTTAATGTTTACATGTGGGAACATCGTGGTGCTCAACCTCAGTGCTTCTACAGCTTACGCATGCATGGTAGACCAACAAAGCACTCACGTCTGTGGCGTACAGGATGTCCACGATCCTTTGCAGCGTGCGGTCGCCCTGGCCTTCATTCTCCTGGCAAATCAACTCAATGTTCCTCAGCTTACCAAAATAAAAGTCTCGCTCCTTCTCCATGTCCTGGATGGTGCACTTCAGGACCTCGACCTGTGGACGAGGGAAATGTCAACTCGACACAAGGATGAATGTTATGGGTTTGTTTGGCgtgtgtgtcatttttttacttcattcagtAGCTCCGCCCTGTCGTCATCAGCTCCTGCACCACCAGGCTTCCTGGCGCTGACGGTTGACACCTTGGGCGCTACCTTGGCAACAGGCGGCCTCTGAGGAGCTGAAGAGACAaaatggaagggggggggggggtcagcaacAGAACCGAAAAACCTGTCTTGCTTTTGGTGAGCTGCGCCCTAACCCTGACTGATGGTCTTCTTCGGGGGTTTGCTGAGCGCAGACATGGCGGCGTTGGCGGCGGGCGAAGCGTCCTGGCCCTGCCTCGCCTCCAACGGGTCGTAAACCCGTTCTTCATAGTTGGCGTCAAAGAACTTTTTGAACCACTGCACAAACTCAAAGTTGTCTTGGAATTTGCCCTTGACCAGTTTGTCCACGGGGATGATCTAAAAGACAAGCAGGAAGCAGGAGGTCACTGACGCGCCAactcaggtggtgcagggtgcGGCCCGGTCTAACACCATCTGACAAGATCACttcacaagaaaacaaacagcagcttcacgaataaagttaaaatattaaggaaaaaaggagaaaaagtcaattttatggggggggggatgtcatttttgtagcataaagtgcaaaaaataaagaaaaaaatacttttaatgaCAACTTCTCATTTTGGaaacaaatattatgggaataaaatctaggaaaaaagttgcaattgtatgagaataaactcataataaaatcatccaaaaaaatgtcattttagtagcacacggttgaaatatgtatttttttaaatcctaaTATTGTGACGgttcggcgcagcctcggcagtaatgcggtcgctgtaccggaccatCGTGAAGAAAAGAGAGCTGAgtcggaaggcaaagctctcaatttaccagtcgatctatgttcccaccctcacctatgctcatgagctttgggtcatgaccgaaagaatgagatggcggatacaggcggctgaaatgagttttctccgtagggtagctggactcaccctaagagatagggtgaggggctcagagtagagccccttctccttcacatcgagaggagtcagttgagctggcttgggcatctagtccggacgcctcccggacgcctccctggtgaggtgttccgggcatgcccagctgggaaaaggccccggggcagacctaggacacgctggagggattatgtctcacagctggcctgggaacgccttggtgtcctcccagtggagctggaggaggtggccggggaccgggaagtctgggcttccctactgagactgctgcccccgcgacccggacccgaaTAAGcgtaggaaaatggatggatggatggacggatgcattACACTAGTTACACAAAttctgccctctgctggttggcTGGAGTAATGCATGTGTGTAGGGGTTGATGAAAAACTCTGAAGCCACTTCAGCGTTGGCCATGATGTGCTAGGTTATTCATTCGGGGTGCATGAGCACGGTCTGGCCGATATgatggaattatgacatcattccaataaatcaattttaaaaatggcGATGTCTGAATATAGTGCactttgctgggccacagcagatgGCTCCTGGATTGTGCTTCTCCTGATAGTACTGACATTCTCatagtaatgtcatgatatttgatttGGACTAATCAACAGGGCCTCCTCAGAAGACTCTTTCATGCACAACAATGAAGAGAGCCAGCAACAGGAAGAAACCACACGATCGCCTGCCACTAGAAAACCTTCCTCAATTCAAGAACAACTCGATCCACACTCACTTTGTCGACGTTCATCTTCTTAAAAGCAATCTGAAGGAGCTTGTAGTTGTGAATGTACTCGTGCTCCAGCTTGGCAGCAAACTTGACCCTCTTTAGAGGCACGGAGCCCGGGAACATCATGTCCATAAACTGGCAGTAGGCAGCACCTGCGTGCACACAAATAAAGTCACGTCATCATCTGGCACCAGCGTGTGTGAGGCTCCTTTGGTGGAGTGACTTGCACAGTGAAAAGTAGAAGTAAAAGACCATCAGAGTCTGGCTGTGTCTCAATTCCCGCACTTCTGTACTTACGCTTAGCAATAGCATGAGTGCATTCACAGCGACTACCAGCCCCGGACGGTGAATGTGTAGCTTCAACACAGACGACACAGACTCAACTGGGAAGATGCCTTGGGCAGCCGGAGCCTCCGTCCTGACAGTCGACGCTTACAGAGGCGTCATGTGTTCATGGTTTCATTCATCTTGAACAAGCAGCCAAATTACACACATAATTCTACATGTCCATACTTGGTAGCTGTCTTGGCTACCAAGCAGAACGAGAGATATGGGGTGTCCAAGTTCGCAGCCagtggccactttgatattttgtaaagctacttcaaaacaaaaaaacctctctcagctttgtgatggaAGGTGGAAAAGCCTATGGATAGTATCACCTTTGCTCTTTAGATGTTTTTATTCCATTGTCCAAATATTTCACcgtttttcttcaatattattTGTAAACGTTCTTTtaggaatattatgactttgttcccaatacaataataataatagctggataataataataataataatactaactgggggtagcagagatgtggatgctgaggttcattgggagtgaccaggatggatatgatcaggaaggagtacatcagagggacattacatgttagaggttaaagttatcggccagactgagatggttgggacatgtccagaggagagatggtgaatatattggtagaaggatgctgccaggtaggaggcgtagaggaagaccaaagaggaggtttatggatgaaCATTTTTAGCGTAATTAACACGTGCCCCAGAGCGGGTCGGTGGAGCAGTGGAGCGCCCTCACAGTCCCAGAGCCTGACACTGTTTAAGAACttaattctgacctgaacacacactACAATACAATcagatatacactatatactgtatgtatctccatCCCACGTCTCTACGTCCTCCTTCCTGTCTGTCACATTCTCAGTGCAAGAACGccaggtgcattcagggacactccaaACATCACAATAACGGCTTAATAATGTGTGAGTGTTGCGatattaaataatgtaaatttagCAGCATAGAGTTAAAATATCAGGACATTTAccaaaatttaagaaaaaagatTAAAGTTCATACTAGTAATACACTTTTTAATACAAATCAAAGTGGTCCTCACAGGCTTTCATTTTCAGGTTGGAAAAGTCTTAGCACCCCTGACCTCACTTGACTGCTGGCAAACATTTCGCTGCACTTCTGTGTCAACGCACGGAAAAGGCCAAGCCCAAGGACCAAAGTGCGTCAATCGAGGTGTTGGAGAGCAGGAAGGGCCTCTGCGGCGGGACAAAAGCTTTGCGTGGTCTTACTACTTTCATGTGGCTTTCAACACCGGTGCCGTCGTGTCAGGTGACACCTGAAGGGCGCCACAGATCCCCTCGACAGCTCTCACCTGAGCACAACATCTCGATCTTGGTGAGGTTCATCTGCAGGGACTCGTTGATCCAGACGAGCATGTCGTGGCGACTCAAGTTGTCGCTGGTCACAGAGGTGGAGTAGACGTTCACAGCCATTGTCGGTCAGCAggtcgctggggggggggggacagtctGCCGTTAGTTTGCGGACCTGAGAGGACGCCAAAGTTTTaccttatatttatatattatatttatatttatttagactCATGACAGCAACCGTGAAGAATAAAATGACAATGCAAACAATTACCCATTCTTGCCCTAAGAGGAAGTGATCATTCTCTATCCACCAATCAACACGTCTCTAGCTCCGTCCCTTTCAAACAAGCACAGATAAATGTTGGATTTGCTCCTAAACATTTATACTTGGGTTTTTAAAAACCGCATCACTTCGATTGGAAGTGGGTGTTAGCGACTACACATTTTGGTACAAAGTACAGAGCTGTTATGTATCACCGTTTCAATTGCTCAATTTAAAAATACAGGACAATTTAactatatttacaaatacactTAATGGTGCAAAATGAGTTAAAAGGATAATCTACGGTTTTTTAAATCCTTTTGCATTTGTATCACTCACATCCCGCTAGTCGATACGATACGGTACGATCGGCAGACTACACTGGAATCGACAAATCCTAATTGGATCGATTCCCCCGCCGACCGATGTTACAGGGCATCTGTCATGTCCTCGAACACCATAATGCGGCCCTCTTTCCCTCTATAGTTTTCCAATGGAAAACGTCAACATTCCCAAATCAATTACCAATAGTTATTTCAATGAGAAGATGATTTTGAGATTTTGGCAAAAGGCCCAGCCTAGCCAACAACGCTCGAGATTGCTAGCCGGCTAGCGctcatgctagcttagcatcGCAACAGGGTATTATTACCACGAGACTGTTGACAGCATCATCATCTAAAATGATATTTCGGTATTGTTGTAAACAGATGTTCGTCTAATGTCCACCCAGGATGAGCTATACTATgcaaagaaaaatgacatttgtctCGCTGAGAAACAGCACCGGCTAACGTGAGTCAGCCGGCCGGCCTTTTTACTTACTATTAATGACTCCCCCCGGAAAATATATTcccattcattatttttatttattcattggaGAAACACACATTATTTACTTTAGCATACgtaatcaattattatttttagtattactTGTGATAAGCTGTGTCATTTTAACAGGGAGGGACAAAAAGCGCGGATTAGTCAGTGCTGCAAGCCGCCGCTGTGGGCCTCCCGTCAGCGGACAAACTCAGCCCATTACCCACCTTAAAGTCAAAAACTCTGCTGATTGTCTCCTAAGACGTTCGGTCCA
It encodes:
- the mapre1b gene encoding microtubule-associated protein RP/EB family member 1b, whose product is MAVNVYSTSVTSDNLSRHDMLVWINESLQMNLTKIEMLCSGAAYCQFMDMMFPGSVPLKRVKFAAKLEHEYIHNYKLLQIAFKKMNVDKIIPVDKLVKGKFQDNFEFVQWFKKFFDANYEERVYDPLEARQGQDASPAANAAMSALSKPPKKTISQAPQRPPVAKVAPKVSTVSARKPGGAGADDDRAELLNEVEVLKCTIQDMEKERDFYFGKLRNIELICQENEGQGDRTLQRIVDILYATDEGFEIPDSEEQEEF